One genomic region from Ptychodera flava strain L36383 chromosome 14, AS_Pfla_20210202, whole genome shotgun sequence encodes:
- the LOC139148992 gene encoding uncharacterized protein isoform X7 codes for MEISPTLMDLYDTLANSGNHSTNINDNGQDSSLGNRNNHSASENVQIDLQPINKDKHESSNQISDERLSTNQNMERECRPISGISTSSMSSMDSQSSKSYNRDVSSTEEDNRKTEELSVEKGNSSDSVSTASKEQNEQENSDLAIDNIEQSQPVLEEMVPEMTPTDNVSDYDNIEQSEMPDVLDTKLEIIEEQMITQSEESFNSATSESTDKVADNNDDDTTSAEQANDMTVSHGDYVKHSSQGEDESVQSTQTKSTDTSKLRKSSRINPPMSVVDPTARINGAASPPVSPPQKAKHPHKTSKQDNVTYIGRVVKEIVETERSYVKAMDDIIEGYLHVILDKPELPISPEEYSTLFGNIEEIYDFNKGLLDELESCDLDPIQIAECFVDKDDGFKRYTQYCTNYPNSVAVLTELSEIGAVMKFFKSRQSALKHPLPLGSYLLKPVQRILKYRLLFQEIHRHFDKKADGFDVIEEALATMTRIARYINEMKRKHEAAVHVQEIQSQLHGWDGSLVSYGDLVLEDVFRMVGARADRFLFLFEKALLIGKKREDGLISIKAVIMCDNMILQEVVQRDTLWFVIIPFDNNKTQYVIQAKSMEHKKYWTHHLKRLIIENHPLAVPIHAKQVILDQDKDKYYASDDSAELLEKKDNGRNKEERRNKRHARRKSDPSLRKLRRGSVQLKGMKKPEIINPKGSMKKSRHTSGHSSTEMDTQDTQSESESPHKKKSSASPQPQTQKASQKPSKERKRSKEEAVQKSGSLTRSDCVKSKSLDSLSTNQADPKNSVKQLGGDDSSPRARRLSQELDDRNPRKSIEVSNEIVQAVEAVFDKMKKGENVSDVTDKVQQKPDIEKTTSANNSVERTLSGQGTEAKTDSDMHGSVERMNSGSDDERKAKLSQRRKSLPRNDLILEESAPLAMEEEFENGINKGEKPISEVLNNIAEEESGKHVDAYTVPRRKPSGTHININYRSSTSVLEQATLRNAVFKIKGTDKIKQYASQNRTYAQENEDIWVKRTDTATTTASQASLVQSQSLSTVYTHYSQTYVEKSLPKLSMAHLTSPKSFPDSPSPTSPKSGPVSPLSYTSQLSPSNETLIDADLPLPSPPEGKETLIGAEEESGSRLAPGEKSILHKSSDDVDGTTTTCDRTDKTRSLSTSSDRSQSDHGETLHSGQKLADSSSISDVSQPQPEIEEKPSLPPEAEEILDESEKYVVANSKPSKKSVPAFPADNSGHTDAKTEAASSNESVTDNIKSMLHSLGSRLTSHKTPSPGPSPRSSQSVEHSSSSDEAKSTQPTKQTPPDSPDKEQKSHRVYQLARAYSQRLKSKATRSFNIKRRSASESNVNAEESYEHRLANLLGGENAQGGANIGARYAKQGDTLNRNLKFSFSETKPIIFEDDEIESIEKESPIFTRAASTHTVMLRQKPKRTEDDDDSDFATRRRSVRESIMNFEEIMKAMSLPTVPNYSSHSRIQGLQVEEDDPEPQFKSVKERRRELEERVSKPVPRQRILSEFLDMSDGSSVSSAESEWTSRYSSAPTSPLHTAGSCSTLNKASEESVEGISRRTSSSEEGELMPIIMKSIKERFRELQQSISKPVPKRDAKEEIKMQRQVAEGACSDDDSQETQVDSGQSTLTSGSVLSTGQTDTAKEGSGKQNSAASLVMHDDDERDQLGGESESESGHTSESEYETPIGSLDNIPDVLNTMDTLEDLPADVTDDDSIEDEATLEAENFEETFSKKSLDLEPTVTPTQSERTLDIGMNNEQTESQA; via the exons ATGGAAATCAGCCCCACATTGATGGATTTGTACGATACACTGGCCAACAGCGGTAATCATTCCACCAACATCAATGACAATGGACAGGATAGTAGTCTAGGTAATAGGAACAACCACTCTGCCAGTGAGAATGTTCAAATAGATTTGCAACCTATCAATAAGGACAAACATGAATCGAGCAATCAGATTTCAGATGAGCGGCTATCGACCAATCAGAATATGGAGAGGGAATGTCGGCCTATCAGTGGCATCTCGACCTCTTCAATGTCCTCTATGGATAGCCAATCATCGAAGTCCTACAACAGAGATGTGTCCTCAACAGAGGAAGACAACAGGAAGACAGAAGAGTTGAGTGTTGAGAAGGGCAACAGCAGTGACTCTGTGTCAACTGCCAGTAAAGAGCAAAATGAACAAGAAAACTCTGACCTTGCGATAGATAACATTGAACAATCACAGCCAGTCCTTGAGGAAATGGTCCCTGAAATGACACCCACAGACAATGTCAGCGATTATGACAACATTGAACAATCTGAAATGCCTGATGTTTtggacaccaaacttgaaatTATTGAGGAACAAATGATAACGCAGTCAGAGGAGTCATTCAACAGTGCTACTAGTGAATCCACGGACAAAGTAGCCGATAATAATGACGACGATACAACCAGTGCAGAACAAGCCAATGACATGACAGTAAGCCATGGAGACTATGTCAAACATAGCAGCCAAGGAGAGGATGAGAGTGTGCAATCTACACAAACAAAGAGTACAGACACTTCAAAACTAAGGAAATCATCTCGGATCAATCCTCCTATGAGTGTGGTGGATCCAACAGCCAGGATCAATGGTGCAGCCTCTCCTCCAGTGTCACCACCTCAAAAGGCAAAACATCCACACAAAACAAGTAAACAGGACAATGTCACCTACATCGGCCGGGTTGTCAAAGAAATTGTTGAGACTGAAAGAAGTTATGTGAAAGCCATGGATGACATAATTGAG GGTTACCTGCATGTCATCCTGGATAAACCAGAACTGCCCATATCACCGGAAGAGTACAGCACCTTATTTGGTAACATTGAAGAGATCTACGACTTTAACAA AGGTTTACTTGATGAACTTGAAAGTTGTGATCTTGATCCAATCCAAATTGCTGAATGTTTTGTGGATAAG GACGATGGCTTCAAGCGGTACACACAATACTGTACTAACTATCCAAATTCAGTAGCTGTGCTAACAGAGCTGTCTGAAATTGGTGCAGTCATGAAGTTCTTCAAAAGCAGGCAGTCAGCCCTCAAACATCCACTGCCACTTGGTTCATATTTACTTAAACCTGTTCAGAGAATACTGAAATACAGACTCCTTTTTCAG GAGATCCATCGTCACTTTGACAAGAAAGCTGATGGGTTTGATGTGATAGAGGAAGCCCTAGCGACCATGACGAGGATAGCCAGGTACATCAATGAAATGAAGAGGAAACATGAAGCTGCCGTCCACGTTCAGGAGATACAGAGTCAACTACATGGCTGGGAT GGCTCCTTGGTGTCATATGGGGACTTAGTACTGGAG GATGTCTTCCGCATGGTTGGCGCTAGAGCTGATAGATTTCTGTTCCTGTTTGAGAAAGCACTGTTAATTGGTAAGAAGAGAGAAGATGGATTAATCAGCATCAAAGCTGTCATCATG TGTGATAACATGATACTTCAAGAGGTTGTACAGAGAGACACACTTTGGTTTGTGATCATTCCATTCGACAATAACAAAACCCAGTATGTTATACAG GCCAAGTCAATGGAACACAAGAAGTATTGGACTCATCATTTGAAGAGACTTATCATAGAGAACCATCCATTGGCTGTACCCATACATGCTAAACAAGTAATACTTGACCAAGACAAAGATAAAT ATTATGCATCAGATgatagcgctgagctgttggaGAAGAAGGATAATGGGAGAAACAAGGAAGAGAGAAGAAATAAAAGACATGCAAGGCGCAAATCAGATCCGAGTTTGAGAAAACTGAGACGAGGGTCTGTACAACTTAAAG gTATGAAAAAACCTGAAATAATCAATCCAAAAGGT AGTATGAAGAAATCACGGCATACATCAGGTCATAGCAGTACAGAGATGGACACTCAGGACACTCAGAGTGAAAGTGAATCGCCTCATAAGAAGAAATCTTCAGCTTCACCTCAGCCTCAAACTCAG AAAGCTTCACAAAAACCAAGCAAGGAGAGAAAAAGGTCAAAGGAAGAAGCTGTGCAGAAATCGGGGAGTCTGACTCGTAGTGACTGTGTCAAAAGTAAAAGTCTTGATAGCCTCTCAACAAACCAAGCTGATCCTAAAAATTCTGTCAAACAACTTG GTGGAGATGATAGTAGTCCAAGAGCTCGCAGGCTGAGCCAGGAATTGGATGACAGAAACCCAAGAAAGAGCATTGAAGTGAGCAATGAAATTGTTCAAGCTGTTGAAGCAGTCTTTGATAAGATGAAGAAAGGTGAAAATGTATCAGATGTAACAGACAAAGTTCAGCAAAAACCTGACATTGAGAAAACCACATCTGCAAACAATAGTGTGGAAAGAACGTTGTCTGGACAAGGTACAGAAGCAAAAACTGACAGTGATATGCATGGCAGTGTTGAGAGAATGAACTCCGGTAGTGATGATGAGAGAAAAGCAAAGTTATCTCAAAGGAGAAAGTCACTGCCTAGAAATGATCTAATTCTTGAAGAATCTGCTCCCTTAGCAATGGAAGAAGAGTTTGAgaatggcatcaacaagggagAAAAACCTATCAGTGAAGTTCTCAACAACATTGCTGAAGAGGAATCAGGGAAACATGTGGATGCTTACACAGTGCCGAGGAGAAAGCCCTCCGGGACACATATTAACATTAATTACCGCAGTAGTACTTCAGTTCTTGAACAAGCAACTTTGAGGAATGCAGTCTTCAAAATAAAAGGGACTGACAAAATCAAGCAGTATGCTTCTCAGAACAGAACATATGCTCAGGAAAACGAGGACATATGGGTAAAACGAACTGATACCGCCACCACAACTGCAAGTCAGGCGTCTCTTGTGCAGAGTCAGTCACTATCAACTGTGTACACACATTACTCACAGACTtatgttgaaaaaagtctgcCTAAACTCAGTATGGCTCATCTGACTTCTCCCAAGTCCTTTCCAGACAGCCCATCTCCGACATCTCCAAAGTCTGGTCCAGTCTCACCGTTATCATACACATCACAGTTGTCTCCAAGCAATGAAACCCTTATTGATGCAGATCTGCCATTGCCCTCTCCACCTGAGGGCAAAGAGACTCTGATAGGAGCAGAGGAAGAGAGCGGTTCTAGGTTAGCCCCTGGAGAAAAGAGCATTCTCCACAAAAGCAGTGATGACGTTGATGGGACAACAACTACATGTGATAGGACAGACAAGACCAGGTCTTTGAGTACTAGTTCTGATAGGTCACAGAGTGACCATGGAGAGACCCTTCATAGTGGACAAAAATTAGCTGACTCGTCTTCCATCTCAGATGTCAGCCAGCCTCAGCCTGAAATAGAAGAAAAGCCATCTTTACCACCAGAAGCGGAAGAAATTCTTGATGAATCAGAGAAGTATGTGGTTGCAAATTCTAAACCCTCAAAGAAAAGTGTCCCAGCGTTTCCAGCTGATAACAGTGGTCACACTGATGCCAAGACAGAAGCCGCATCTTCAAATGAAAGCGTTACAGACAACATCAAGAGCATGCTGCACAGCCTTGGGTCACGATTGACATCTCATAAAACACCAAGCCCTGGTCCAAGTCCCAGATCAAGTCAGTCTGTAGAGCATTCATCGTCATCAGATGAAGCAAAGTCAACACAGCCGACAAAGCAAACACCACCAGACAGTCCAGATAAGGAGCAAAAATCACACAGAGTTTACCAATTAGCAAGGGCTTATAGTCAGCGACTGAAGAGCAAAGCAACTAGATCATTTAACATTAAGAGGAGGAGTGCCTCTGAAAGCAATGTGAATGCTGAAGAATCCTATGAGCATCGCTTGGCAAATTTACTGGGAGGCGAGAATGCCCAGGGTGGTGCAAATATTGGAGCAAGGTATGCCAAACAGGGTGATACGCTCAACAGAAACTTGAagttctcattctcagagacaAAACCAATCATCTTTGAGGATGATGAGATTGAAAGCATTGAAAAAGAATCGCCAATATTTACCAGGGCTGCTAGCACTCACACAGTCATGCTCAGACAGAAACCTAAGAGGactgaggatgatgatgatagtgactTTGCAACAAGACGTCGATCGGTCAGGGAAAGCATAATGAACTTTGAAGAAATCATGAAAGCCATGTCTTTACCCACTGTGCCTAACTACTCCAGCCACAGCAGAATCCAAGGGCTCCAGGTAGAGGAAGATGACCCAGAGCCACAGTTCAAGTCAGTCAAAGAAAGAAGGAGAGAGTTGGAAGAAAGAGTGAGCAAGCCAGTTCCCAGGCAAAGAATATTGTCTGAGTTCCTTGATATGAGTGATGGCTCATCGGTGAGCAGTGCTGAAAGTGAATGGACCAGTAGGTACAGCAGTGCTCCAACATCACCCCTGCATACAGCAGGGAGTTGCTCAACATTGAATAAAGCCAGTGAGGAATCAGTGGAAGGCATATCCAGAAGGACCAGTAGCTCAGAAGAGGGAGAACTCATGCCTATTATcatgaaatcaataaaagagCGTTTCCGTGAACTACAACAGTCCATATCAAAGCCAGTTCCAAAACGGGATGCAAAGGAAGAAATCAAAATGCAGCGTCAGGTCGCTGAAGGGGCGTGTTCTGATGATGATAGTCAGGAGACACAAGTAGATTCTGGACAGTCCACCTTGACATCAGGGTCTGTCCTGTCAACTGGACAGACTGATACAGCAAAGGAAGGTTCTGGAAAACAGAATTCAGCAGCATCACTTGTCatgcatgatgatgatgagagaGATCAATTAGGAGGAGAAAGTGAGAGTGAATCTGGACACACCTCAGAGTCTGAGTATGAGACACCTATCGGATCCCTGGACAATATTCCTGATGTCTTGAACACCATGGATACCCTTGAAGACTTGCCAGCTGATGTGACCGATGATGACAGCATTGAAGATGAAGCCACATTGGAAGCCGAGAATTTTGAGGAAACTTTCAGCAAGAAAAGCCTTGATTTAGAGCCCACAGTAACACCCACACAAAGTGAAAGGACACTTGATATTGGCATGAACAATGAACAAACTGAAAGTCAAGCTTGA